A section of the Roseovarius sp. W115 genome encodes:
- a CDS encoding SDR family NAD(P)-dependent oxidoreductase — protein MHLSETAAIITGGASGLGEATARHFREMGAAVTLLDRDTERGPQVADEIGATFVETDVTDEASVQTALDAARDAMGRITAAVNCAGIAPAERTLGKDGPHRLELFQKVIDINLVGSFNVARLAAVEIAKNTPAPDGTRGVIINTASIAAFEAQKGQTAYGASKGGIFGLSLPMARDLSREGIRVMAIAPGIFGTPMLRGLPQEVQDSLALDVTFPKRLGDPAEFAALARFIVECDYLNGEVIRIDGAMRLQ, from the coding sequence ATGCACCTATCCGAAACAGCCGCGATCATCACCGGAGGCGCCTCTGGCCTTGGGGAAGCCACAGCCCGGCATTTCCGTGAAATGGGTGCAGCGGTGACGCTTCTGGACCGTGACACAGAGCGTGGACCACAGGTTGCGGATGAGATCGGCGCAACTTTCGTAGAAACCGACGTGACGGATGAGGCGTCAGTGCAAACCGCTCTTGATGCCGCCAGAGATGCCATGGGGCGCATCACAGCCGCTGTGAACTGCGCAGGCATTGCACCAGCAGAACGCACTTTGGGCAAAGATGGCCCACATCGGCTTGAGCTGTTCCAGAAGGTGATCGACATCAATCTGGTGGGCAGTTTCAACGTGGCACGGCTGGCCGCGGTGGAGATTGCCAAAAACACCCCTGCCCCGGATGGCACACGCGGCGTGATCATCAACACGGCGTCAATCGCGGCCTTTGAAGCCCAGAAAGGTCAAACCGCCTATGGCGCGTCTAAGGGTGGGATATTTGGCCTCTCGCTCCCCATGGCGCGGGATCTCTCACGCGAAGGTATCCGGGTGATGGCGATTGCCCCAGGCATTTTCGGCACACCTATGCTGCGCGGGTTGCCCCAGGAAGTGCAGGACAGCCTGGCTCTGGACGTGACCTTTCCCAAGAGGCTGGGCGATCCGGCGGAGTTTGCCGCGCTGGCCCGGTTCATTGTCGAATGCGACTACCTCAATGGCGAGGTCATTCGGATCGACGGCGCGATGAGGCTGCAATAA
- a CDS encoding cupin domain-containing protein — protein sequence MRHYQIGQDPGPLEDWPFDNPLSDYKILSGTPRASGRLDMGGPGQLTRSGIWRCTEGRFSCIEQGDEMMTVLSGRGTLTDIETGAVQELTPGDTVFIMDGMQAIWEIEKVLTKAFFGFKADEY from the coding sequence ATGCGGCACTACCAGATCGGTCAGGACCCCGGTCCTCTAGAGGACTGGCCGTTTGATAATCCACTGAGTGATTACAAGATCTTGTCAGGCACACCTCGTGCGTCTGGCAGGCTGGATATGGGCGGGCCTGGGCAGCTCACCCGGTCCGGTATCTGGCGCTGTACGGAGGGGCGGTTTTCCTGCATCGAACAGGGTGATGAGATGATGACCGTGCTGTCGGGGCGCGGTACGCTCACAGATATAGAGACTGGTGCTGTGCAGGAGCTGACGCCGGGAGACACGGTTTTCATCATGGACGGCATGCAGGCCATCTGGGAGATCGAAAAGGTGCTGACCAAGGCGTTTTTCGGGTTCAAGGCAGATGAGTATTAG
- a CDS encoding NAD(P)/FAD-dependent oxidoreductase translates to MAKQTELTGSAPLGRPYWWDEAEPKATDDDLPDTADVLIVGAGYTGLSAAIAAHDSGARVVVVEAGIPGAGASSRNGGMVGAHPRLSWEKLASNFGRDVADGVFAEASSALAWARQFIEDESIACDFQQTGRIQLAWTGSHYASQQRLAQSVSAKSKVEVALVPRENLGREIETGCYQGGLLFPEHGGLHPAKYHAGILAAVQRRNIPVVSHARVERLERDGTRHCAYTSKGQITADKLVLATNGYTTRPFRWHVSRVFPLPSFLIATEELPANLIGHLAPGRRMMVETRARHSYFRVSPDGKRILFGGRSSMRDIPLDVAAERLRQTMVEVWPELEGTKLTHAWTGNTGFSFAQMPHVGEQDGVCFAMGYSGSGTVMAPYLGAKAGYLAVGDARAETAYQHTRFSRNLLHPFDKPHFLKAADVWYRQWVDRWENWQARS, encoded by the coding sequence ATGGCAAAGCAAACAGAATTGACTGGCAGTGCACCCTTGGGGCGGCCGTACTGGTGGGACGAGGCAGAGCCGAAAGCAACCGACGATGATTTGCCTGACACTGCGGATGTTTTGATCGTGGGTGCGGGCTACACGGGCTTGTCTGCAGCCATCGCTGCGCATGACAGTGGGGCGCGTGTTGTGGTGGTCGAGGCTGGCATCCCGGGCGCGGGGGCGTCATCGCGCAATGGCGGGATGGTTGGCGCGCATCCTCGGCTGAGCTGGGAGAAACTGGCGTCAAATTTTGGGCGCGACGTGGCCGACGGTGTCTTTGCCGAAGCCTCATCTGCATTGGCGTGGGCGCGGCAATTCATCGAAGACGAGAGCATCGCCTGTGACTTTCAGCAGACGGGCCGCATTCAACTGGCCTGGACGGGGTCTCATTATGCCAGCCAGCAGCGGTTGGCGCAGAGTGTGAGCGCCAAGAGCAAAGTCGAGGTGGCGCTTGTGCCGCGCGAAAATCTGGGGCGTGAGATTGAAACCGGGTGCTATCAAGGGGGGCTTCTCTTCCCCGAGCATGGCGGGCTGCACCCTGCCAAATACCATGCCGGGATTCTGGCGGCTGTTCAGAGGCGTAACATTCCTGTCGTGAGCCATGCGCGTGTCGAGCGTCTTGAGCGCGACGGCACGCGCCACTGCGCCTACACATCCAAAGGACAGATCACTGCTGACAAGCTGGTTCTGGCCACGAATGGCTACACCACGCGACCTTTTCGTTGGCATGTATCGCGGGTGTTTCCTCTGCCATCCTTTCTGATTGCCACCGAAGAATTGCCCGCCAACCTGATTGGCCATTTGGCACCGGGGCGGCGGATGATGGTCGAAACCCGCGCGCGGCATAGCTACTTTCGTGTATCTCCAGATGGCAAGAGGATCCTCTTTGGCGGACGCTCGTCGATGCGCGATATCCCTTTGGATGTGGCAGCCGAGCGGTTGCGCCAAACCATGGTTGAAGTCTGGCCAGAGCTCGAGGGAACAAAGCTCACCCATGCCTGGACCGGCAACACCGGGTTCAGCTTTGCACAGATGCCCCATGTGGGTGAACAGGATGGCGTGTGCTTTGCCATGGGTTATAGCGGGTCCGGCACCGTGATGGCGCCCTATTTAGGGGCCAAGGCGGGGTATCTGGCCGTGGGCGATGCGCGCGCTGAAACAGCGTATCAGCATACAAGATTTTCGCGTAACTTATTGCATCCTTTTGATAAACCGCATTTTCTGAAGGCCGCGGATGTTTGGTACCGTCAGTGGGTGGATCGGTGGGAGAACTGGCAGGCGCGGTCTTGA
- a CDS encoding ATP-binding protein, producing MNIAAFDRIVTNLVENALKFSASVTIDSTATPVTISILDDGPGIPEAELQRVLEPFVTLDEARTADETGTGLGLAISNLLVRQAGGRLELSNKPEGGLCARLFFG from the coding sequence ATCAATATCGCTGCATTCGACCGTATCGTCACCAATCTGGTCGAGAACGCCCTGAAGTTTAGTGCATCAGTGACTATCGACAGCACTGCGACGCCAGTCACGATCAGCATCTTGGATGACGGACCCGGCATCCCCGAGGCCGAGCTTCAACGCGTTCTTGAACCCTTCGTGACGCTCGATGAAGCGCGAACGGCGGATGAAACCGGCACTGGATTGGGGCTTGCCATCTCAAATCTGCTTGTCCGGCAGGCTGGCGGAAGACTGGAACTGTCAAACAAACCAGAAGGCGGGCTTTGCGCTCGTCTCTTCTTTGGTTGA
- a CDS encoding IS3 family transposase (programmed frameshift), with protein MGKTKNGTRYPEELRARAVRMVLDHEAEYASRSAAILSISQKVGCSRDSLRIWVKQHETDTGKRDGLTTVERERIKELERENRQLRQANEILKKASAYFCTGGARPPIPQMIAFIKEHRSVHGVEPMCRVLQIAPSTFYEHLAVEREPDRASDRAKRDAYLRKEMKDVWEKNRSVYGARKLWHAMKRERIDIARCTVERLMRQLGIQGVRRGKKVKTTYGQPADQCPLDKVNRQFRAAMPNELWVSDFTFVSTWRGFVYVGFVIDTFANRIVGWKASTTQDTQFVLDALEQAIHARRPAEKLIHHSDRGSQYVSIKYTERLVDAGLEPSVGSVGDSYDNALAETIIGLFKTEVINRLGPWKSKDQVEWETLQWVDWFNRERLLEPLGYITPIEAEEKYEQALKSNKIAA; from the exons ATGGGAAAGACGAAGAACGGAACACGTTATCCAGAGGAACTGCGCGCCCGAGCGGTGCGGATGGTTTTGGATCACGAGGCAGAATATGCGAGCAGATCGGCAGCAATCTTGTCGATTTCTCAGAAGGTTGGATGCAGCAGGGACAGCCTGCGCATCTGGGTCAAACAACATGAGACAGACACGGGTAAGCGTGATGGTCTGACGACGGTTGAGAGGGAACGCATCAAGGAACTTGAACGCGAGAACCGGCAACTGCGTCAGGCCAATGAGATCCTCAAAAAGGCATCTGCTTATT TTTGCACAGGCGGAGCTCGACCGCCCATTCCGCAAATGATTGCCTTCATCAAGGAGCACCGAAGCGTGCATGGGGTCGAGCCGATGTGCCGTGTTCTGCAGATTGCCCCGTCGACTTTCTACGAGCATCTGGCCGTTGAACGCGAACCTGACCGTGCATCGGATCGCGCCAAGCGGGATGCGTATCTGCGCAAAGAGATGAAAGACGTTTGGGAGAAGAACAGATCAGTCTACGGCGCACGTAAACTGTGGCATGCAATGAAGCGCGAGAGGATCGATATCGCCCGCTGCACGGTTGAACGCTTGATGCGCCAGCTTGGTATTCAAGGCGTTCGGCGGGGCAAGAAGGTCAAAACCACCTATGGTCAGCCTGCCGATCAATGCCCACTGGACAAGGTTAATCGCCAGTTCCGGGCTGCGATGCCAAACGAGCTTTGGGTGTCCGACTTCACGTTTGTGTCCACCTGGCGGGGCTTCGTCTACGTGGGCTTTGTCATTGATACCTTCGCCAACCGGATCGTCGGCTGGAAAGCATCGACAACACAGGACACGCAGTTTGTCTTGGATGCGCTCGAACAGGCGATCCATGCGCGCAGACCTGCTGAGAAACTGATCCATCATTCAGATCGCGGATCGCAATATGTATCGATCAAGTACACAGAGCGTTTGGTCGATGCAGGATTGGAACCATCCGTCGGCAGCGTCGGCGACAGCTATGACAATGCACTGGCTGAGACAATCATCGGCCTGTTCAAAACGGAAGTCATCAACAGGCTGGGGCCATGGAAGTCCAAAGATCAGGTCGAATGGGAAACCCTGCAATGGGTCGATTGGTTCAATAGGGAACGCTTGCTCGAACCTCTCGGCTACATCACACCAATCGAAGCGGAGGAGAAATACGAACAAGCCTTGAAATCAAACAAAATCGCAGCTTGA